In a genomic window of Plasmodium malariae genome assembly, chromosome: 4:
- the IscA1 gene encoding iron-sulfur assembly protein, putative encodes MFKILKGKGSPYFNLLKICNGDMKALFSSSFREENKKVNLNNNVIIEDKKKEEKVREQILHLSNDAINKMKEVNSKYKNSKALKVCVEAGGCSGFQYSFSLIDKNEIKERDVIVYNKECVVIIDKHAVDILRNSKIHYTNNLISKKFTIENIQNISSKCSCGNSFDIDFY; translated from the coding sequence AtgttcaaaattttaaagggGAAAGGGAGcccatattttaatttattaaaaatttgtaatgGTGACATGAAGGcccttttttcttcctcGTTTAGGGAGGAGAACAAAAAAGTCAATTTGAACAATAATGTAATTATTGAggataaaaagaaagaagaaaaagtaagAGAACAAATATTGCACTTAAGCAATGatgcaataaataaaatgaaagaagtaaattctaaatataaaaattccaAAGCATTAAAAGTGTGCGTAGAAGCTGGAGGTTGTTCAGGATTTCAGTACTCCTTTTCATtaattgataaaaatgaaataaaagaaagagatgtaattgtatataataagGAATGTGTTGTAATTATAGATAAACATGCTGTtgatattttaagaaatagcAAAATACATTACACCAATAAtcttatttcaaaaaaatttaccattgaaaatatacaaaatatttcgTCCAAATGTTCCTGTGGAAATTCTTTTGATATTGATTTTTactaa